From Alienimonas californiensis, a single genomic window includes:
- a CDS encoding extracellular solute-binding protein yields the protein MNEAAASRRAFLGAASAGLFLGAAGCGGRGGEEVVLYCAADRLHAEPILREFESRTGVHVRAKFDTEATKSLSLVGSLIREADAPVCDLFWNNERGGTEDLAARGLLAPHRGEAWEATPPQHRDPEGLWCGFGGRLRVWIVNTDRLPATREAVEAELAKEADLSFAYANPRYGTTLTHFSLLHRELGDDGLRAFAERLDDAGAVTASGNAAVKDLVAAGTVACGWTDTDDAYLAIEAGAPVETLPVEVPGPPGPAPICIPNTVALTRGGPNAAHAARLADYLLGKEVAVRLANGPSRQIPLTPVSGPLPEDVKQFAGLARDAVPLAGLAPHRDAVLAWLSGEETAGASASGDAA from the coding sequence ATGAATGAGGCCGCCGCGTCCCGGCGGGCGTTCCTCGGGGCGGCGTCAGCGGGCCTGTTCCTTGGCGCCGCCGGCTGCGGGGGCCGCGGCGGGGAGGAGGTGGTCCTTTACTGCGCCGCGGACCGCCTGCACGCCGAGCCGATTCTGCGGGAGTTCGAATCCCGCACCGGCGTCCACGTACGGGCCAAGTTCGACACGGAGGCCACAAAAAGCCTGTCGCTGGTCGGGTCGCTGATCCGCGAGGCCGACGCCCCCGTCTGCGACCTGTTCTGGAACAACGAACGCGGCGGCACGGAGGACCTCGCCGCCCGCGGGCTGCTCGCCCCGCACCGGGGGGAGGCGTGGGAGGCCACACCGCCGCAGCACCGCGACCCCGAAGGCCTCTGGTGCGGCTTCGGCGGCCGGCTGCGGGTCTGGATCGTCAACACTGACCGCCTGCCCGCCACCCGCGAGGCGGTCGAGGCGGAACTCGCCAAGGAGGCGGACCTCAGCTTCGCCTACGCCAACCCCCGCTACGGCACCACGCTGACGCACTTTTCGTTGCTCCACCGCGAGTTGGGCGACGACGGGCTGCGGGCGTTTGCGGAGCGTTTGGACGACGCCGGAGCGGTCACGGCGTCCGGCAACGCGGCGGTGAAGGACCTCGTCGCCGCCGGCACGGTCGCCTGCGGCTGGACCGACACCGACGACGCCTATCTCGCGATCGAAGCCGGCGCTCCGGTCGAGACGCTGCCCGTCGAAGTCCCCGGCCCGCCCGGACCGGCGCCGATCTGCATCCCGAATACTGTCGCCCTGACCCGAGGCGGCCCGAACGCGGCGCACGCCGCCCGGCTGGCGGATTATCTGCTTGGCAAAGAGGTCGCGGTGCGGCTGGCGAACGGGCCGTCGCGGCAGATTCCGCTCACGCCGGTCTCCGGGCCGCTGCCGGAGGACGTGAAGCAGTTCGCGGGTTTGGCCCGCGACGCCGTGCCGCTGGCGGGGCTGGCCCCGCATCGAGACGCCGTACTGGCGTGGCTGTCCGGCGAAGAAACGGCCGGCGCCTCGGCGAGCGGCGACGCGGCGTGA